A single region of the Vicia villosa cultivar HV-30 ecotype Madison, WI linkage group LG4, Vvil1.0, whole genome shotgun sequence genome encodes:
- the LOC131598101 gene encoding uncharacterized protein LOC131598101 produces the protein METDVVKNTAPQTSIARKRRKLILKAKRDYRNRVRSSNLTSHLNHNFTSSVTYETTIETAMARKRRKIILDNRKRLRNLFSTEVSRVQNTNNIVSQSQNMDHASTSNYNMSIQSMDHPSTSNHNMSVESHYQDNDDSNSDNNLNSSNSSDSDEDSDPAQLQEAHLQEYYDIGDQSYECAHCQACMWYQEKVNRHKITATPRFYRCCRGGKIVLPFLEQPPQVLQDLLFNKTYSDSKNYQANIRTYNAIFSFTSPGMKFDTTYSKRGGPPTLRLQGQTCHRIGTLLPETGQPPQYAQLYIYDTDNEVEHRMFQGHKGIERPVVKKLKMMLDEHNVHAKAFRMARDILRTNSFTDLKLRLISDRSEDGRVYNKPTVSEVAALIVGDIDSADKRDILIQRRNGGLQRIDEFHPAYLAYQYPLIFPYGEDGYRKNIMHRYRNETEVTRRNRQSIKDWFSYRLQQRRKEAKTLLYSRRLFQQFLVDGYAMMESERLNWLRDNQSKLRVGKYNNLAAQTDGDTRNEHQKRGKRVVLPSTFVGSKRYMDQLYFDGMAISSRLGFPDLFVTFTCNPNWPEIKRALSGTGLQPHDRPDIISKVFKIKFDTLMDDITKHHVIGKVIAYMYTIEFQKRGLPHAHILIFLHPQSKYPTPSDIDKIISAEIPDPTVHPNLYKLVKAHMMHGPRGLARVTSQCMKNGRCSKYYPKKVIEHTIIDAEGYPLYRRKSKTFTIEKNGYDRITAAVSTNSNQPVDEIQQYLDCRYVSPSEACWRIYSYNIHGRKPVVERMFYHLVGEKPIYYTDYARMENVLETASVTESMFTAWLVANAKYEEAQTLTYGQFVSKFVYHKKQREWKPRKKGFTIGRLIWVPPTTGELFYLRMMLTVAKGPTTYEEIRIVDNIQYDTFRDACFAMGFFEDDKEYIATIKEASHWGTGHFLRKLFVIMLLSGVVNRPAHVWEQTWLLLSDGVLHTQRALAANPELVLAQEELQNLTLIEIEKLLQANRRTLKDFSPIPYPDAYVLEQLGNRLIYDERNYDTASMNSEFENLFAALTDEQRRIYEKIIHAVESQKPAVFFLHGYGGTGKTYMWRTLAAALRSKHDICLTVATSGIASLLLPGGRTAHSKFRIPVPTMDNSTCKVEFNDDVADMLRQTKLIIWDEAPMAHKYAIESLDRNLKDVMSADKNSTDVFGGKVDVFGGDFRQILPVVPRGSRSDIVHCAINASYIWNSAEVLTLTRNMRLRTGSTQTNKNEIAQFSDWLLRIGEGRISEPNDGTAEINIPPDILITEFDDPIVAIVNTTYPDFINNFQCVDYLKSRAILASTLEIVDQINDHILNLMPVNNAGEIRDYYSANSVDKSEIHDPAVVDILTPEFLSSLRTSGLPNHHLKLKVGTPIMLMRNIDQAEGLCNGTRLCITKMAAHVLEASIMGGKGLGNLVYIPRMDMSPSQSPWPFKLNRRQFPIIVSYSMTINKSQGQSLDNVGLYLPKDVFTHGQIYVALSRR, from the exons ATGGAAACAGATGTTGTTAAAAACACCGCTCCTCAAACATCCATTGCAAGAAAGAGGAGAAAGCTTATTCTTAAAGCAAAGAGGGATTATCGAAACCGTGTCAGATCAAGCAACCTCACTTcccatttaaatcataattttacaTCCTCTGTAACATAtgaaaccactattgaaacggctATGGCTAGAAAGAGAAGGAAAATAATCTTGGATAACAGAAAAAGATTGAGAAATTTGTTCAGTACTGAAGTTAGTAGGGTTCAAAATACAAACAACATTGTTAGTCAAAGTCAGAACATGGATCATGCATCTACTTCAAATTATAATATGTCAATTCAGTCCATGGATCATCCATCTACCTCAAATCATAATATGTCTGTTGAATCTCATTATCAAGACAATGATGACTCCAACtctgacaataatttaaattcttcTAATAGTTCCGACTCTGACGAAGATTCAGACCCGGCACAATTACAGGAGGCCCATCTTCAAG AATATTACGATATTGGCGACCAAAGTTATGAATGCGCACACTGCCAagcatgtatgtggtaccaagaAAAAGTGAATAGACACAAAATTACAGCAACTCCTCGCTTTTATCGTTGTTGCCGTGGAGGAAAAATTGTTCTTCCGTTCCTTGAACAACCTCCACAGGTGTTGCAAGATCttctatttaataaaacatattcagATAGTAAAAACTACCAGGCTAACATACGAACATACAACGCAATATTCTCATTCACTTCCCCTGGAATGAAGTTCGACACAACATACTCTAAAAGAGGAGGACCCCCTACTTTGAGACTGCAGGGTCAGACCTGTCATCGAATTGGTACACTGCTGCCAGAAACAGGGCAACCTCCGCAATATGCTCAATTATACATCTATGACACGGACAATGAAGTTGAACACAGAATGTTCCAA GGACACAAAGGCATCGAGCGACCGGTTGTCAAAAAGCTCAAGATGATGTTAGATGAGCACAATGTTCATGCCAAAGCTTTTAGAATGGCAAGGGATATTTTAAGGACAAATTCTTTCACAGATTTAAAACTCAGGCTTATTTCTGATAGATCCGAAGATGGCCGTGTTTACAACAAACCTACTGTCTCAGAAGTGGCTGCACTCATTGTGGGAGACATTGATTCTGCTGATAAAAGGGACATCTTAATTCAGCGCCGCAATGGTGGTTTGCAACGAATAGATGAGTTTCACCCAGCATATTTGGCTTATCAGTATCCTCTTATATTTCCTTATGGGGAAGATGGTTACAGGAAAAATATAATGCACAGATATCGCAATGAAACTGAGGTCActaggagaaaccgtcaaagcaTTAAGGATTGGTTTTCTTACCGGTTACAACAACGTCGCAAAGAGGCAAAAACACTACTTTACTCAAGACGCCTATTTCAACAATTCTTAGTCGACGGCTATGCTATGATGGAATCCGAACGACTGAATTGGTTGAGAGATAATCAATCGAAATTAAGAGTGGGCAAATATAATAATTTGGCCGCTCAAACTGATGGCGATACAAGAAATGAACACCAAAAGCGAGGAAAACGAGTTGTTCTGCCATCAACATTTGTTGGTAGCAAGAGATATATGGATCAACTATATTTTGACGGTATGGCCATTTCAAGTCGATTGGGATTCCCTGATTTATTTGTTACTTTTACCTGCAACCCAAATTGGCCTGAAATTAAAAGAGCATTGTCAGGCACAGGTCTACAACCCCATGATAGGCCAGATATCATttcaaaagttttcaaaataaagTTTGATACCCTCATGGATGATATTACAAAACACCATGTCATTGGAAAAGTGATTGCAT ATATGTACACCATTGAATTCCAAAAGCGGGGATTGCCACATGCTCACATCTTGATATTCCTACACCCTCAGAGCAAATACCCAACACCATCTGACATAGACAAGATCATTTCTGCTGAAATTCCCGACCCGACTGTTCATCCCAATTTATACAAATTGGTTAAGGCACATATGATGCATGGACCCCGTGGCCTTGCGCGCGTGACCTCACAATGTATGAAGAATGGACGATGTTCTAAATACTATCCCAAAAAGGTTATTGAACACACTATTATTGATGCAGAGGGATATCCATTGTATAGGAGAAAATCAAAAACCTTCACTATTGAAAAAAATG gctatgacagaataacagcagcagTTTCAACAAATAGCAatcaacctgttgatgaaatccaACAATATCTCGACTGCAGGTATGTCTCTCCCAGTGAAGCATGCTGGCGCATTTACTCTTACAATATTCATGGCAGAAAACCAGTTGTGGAACGTATGTTCTATCATTTGGTTGGGGAGAAACCTATATACTATACAGATTATGCACGCATGGAAAATGTGTTGGAAACTGCAAGTGTGACTGAATCAATGTTTACTGCATGGCTGGTGGCAAATGCTAAATATGAAGAGGCACAAACATTAACTTATGGTCAATTTGTCTCAAAGTTTGTTTATCACAAAAAACAGAGAGAATGGAAACCGCGGAAAAAAGGCTTCACCATTGGACGTCTCATATGGGTTCCGCCAACAACTGGTGAACTGTTTTACCTGCGCATGATGTTGACGGTGGCAAAAGGACCAACAACATATGAGGAAATCAGGATCGTGGATAACATTCAGTATGATACATTCAGAGATGCATGCTTTGCAATGGGATTTTTTGAAGACGACAAAGAATACATAGCTACTATAAAGGAGGCAAGTCATTGGGGGACTGGTCATTTTCTTCGAAAACTGTTTGTTATCATGCTTTTGTCTGGTGTTGTTAATCGCCCTGCACATGTTTGGGAACAAACTTGGctcctattatctgatggtgtctTACATACACAAAGAGCATTGGCTGCAAATCCAG AATTGGTCCTCGCACAAGAAGAGTTACAAAATTTGACTTTAATAGAAATTGAGAAACTGCTTCAAGCAAATAGAAGGACACTAAAGGATTTTAGTCCTATTCCATATCCGGATGCTTATGTTCTTGAACAGTTGGGAAACAGGCTCATATATGATGAGCGTAATTATGATACAGCATCAATGAACTCAGAATTTGAAAATCTGTTTGCTGCTCTTACAG ATGAGCAAAGACGTATTTATGAAAAAATCATCCACGCTGTGGAGTCTCAGAAACCTGCCGTTTTCTTCCTTCATGGTTATGGTGGTACCGGAAAAACATATATGTGGAGAACACTCGCAGCTGCTTTAAGATCAAAACACGATATATGTTTAACTGTTGCAACTAGCGGTATAGCATCATTGTTACTTCCAGGAGGTAGAACTGCACATTCAAAGTTTAGGATACCGGTACCAACTATGGACAATTCTACTTGCAAGGTTGAATTCAACGATGATGTTGCAGACATGTTACGACAGACAAAGCTTATAATATGGGATGAGGCACCAATGGCGCATAAGTATGCAATAGAATCGCTTGACAGAAATTTGAAAGATGTTATGAGTGCAGACAAAAATTCAACTGATGTATTCGGTGGAAAGGTTGATGTTTTCGGGGGCGATTTCAGACAGATTTTACCTGTCGTCCCCAGAGGCAGTCGTTCCGATATTGTACACTGTGCCATAAATGCATCTTACATATGGAATTCAGCTGAGGTATTAACATTGACAAGAAACATGCGGCTACGAACAGGATCAACACAGACTAACAAAAATGAGATAGCACAGTTTTCAGATTGGCTTTTAAGAATAGGAGAGGGCCGAATATCTGAGCCTAATGACGGCACCGCCGAAATCAACATACCACCTGATATTCTGATAACAGAATTCGATGATCCAATTGTGGCCATTGTCAATACCACATACCctgatttcataaataatttccaatgtgttgattACCTTAAAAGTCGAGCGATACTTGCCTCTACACTGGAGATTGTTGATCAGATCAATGACCATATACTTAACTTGATGCCAG TCAACAATGCAGGAGAGATTCGTGACtactacagcgcaaattcagttgACAAGTCTGAGATTCATGACCCAGCAGTAGTTGATATCCTCACGCCAGAATTTCTAAGTTCCCTCCGAACATCAGGGTTGCCAAACCATCACTTAAAACTAAAGGTTGGGACACCTATAATGCTCATGAGAAATATAGATCAAGCTGAAGGTTTGTGTAACGGCACAAGGCTGTGTATAACAAAGATGGCAGCCCATGTACTCGAGGCTTCAATAATGGGTGGTAAAGGTTTGGGAAATTTGGTTTACATACCTCGAATGGACATGTCACCATCCCAATCACCATGGCCATTCAAACTGAATAGGAGACAGTTCCCTATTATAGTTTCCTATTCTATGACAATCAACAAATCACAAGGACAGTCATTGGATAACGTTGGTTTGTACTTACCGAAAGATGTATTCACACATGGCCAGATTTATGTCGCATTGTCAAGA cggtaa
- the LOC131598102 gene encoding uncharacterized protein LOC131598102 — protein sequence MSRPVERIAEINDGKELWKIVVRIHHRWNVVSNNKEHFEMIFVDKLGDDIHVVVPAPHVSVFTEKCLLGHTYTVSNFKVVPYVLAFRASGHKYMIKFTAGTSVLDEDKHEIPPKSILFTSFSDIITGRFDKHPCEINKFISDVVGMVDSIGYAQTESGAKKQQISMMLRDHSNNMLNCTLWESYADQFINFNKVRVAESLPTVVLLQYAKVKEEGKYPLSVTNTYNVTLLCVDADFPVMKDFIDRMPEESRVSLSEQLGGNSQYSSQSSENQQLTPVQKLFSKAIVLPIAEIIQLTGVTFCATVATTKLLVASPFGWYYRACHMCQSIARGDSPPFECEGGHETMAEVLRF from the exons ATGTCAAGGCCTGTTGAGAGAATAGCAGAGATCAATGATGGAAAAGAGCTTTGGAAGATTGTTGTTAGGATTCACCACAGATGGAATGTTGTCTCCAACAACAAGGAACATTTTGAAATGATCTTtgttgacaaattg GGAGATGATATTCATGTTGTTGTTCCAGCACCGCATGTGTCGGTGTTCACCGAAAAATGCTTATTAGGGCATACTTATACTGTATCTAATTTTAAGGTGGTGCCTTATGTTCTGGCGTTCAGGGCATCGGGACACAAATATATGATAAAGTTTACTGCTGGAACGTCTGTTCTTGATGAAGACAAACATGAGATACCCCCGAAATCGATTTTATTTACAAGTTTTTCCGACATCATAACAGGGAGGTTTGACAAACAT CCGtgtgaaattaataaatttatttcagATGTCGTTGGAATGGTGGATAGTATTGGTTATGCACAGACTGAGTCGGGTGCAAAGAAGCAGCAAATTAGCATGATGTTGCGTGACCACAG CAACAACATGTTGAACTGCACTCTGTGGGAATCATACGCGGATCAGTTCATCAATTTTAACAAAGTTAGGGTTGCTGAATCACTCCCTACAGTTGTGTTGCTTCAGTATGCCAAAGTGAAGGAAGAAG GAAAGTATCCTCTGTCTGTGACAAACACCTACAATGTGACCCTTTTATGTGTTGATGCTGATTTTCCTGTCATGAAAGACTTTATTGATAG AATGCCTGAGGAGAGCAGGGTATCCCTGTCTGAACAACTTGGAGGGAATTCCCAATATTCCTCCCAAAGTTCTGAAAATCAACAGCTCACTCCTGTGCAAAAATTGTTCTCAAAGGCTATTGTTTTGCCTATTGCTGAGATTATTCAACTTACGGGT GTTACATTTTGTGCTACTGTCGCTACAACAAAATTATTAGTAGCATCTCCGTTTGGATGGTACTATCGTGCCTGTCATATGTGTCAATCTATAGCGCGTGGGGACAGCCCCCCCTTTGAGTGTGAAGGTGGTCATGAAACCATGGCTGAAGTCCTTAGGTTTTAG